The genomic window CTCCAGCGCCTTGGCCAGCGCGAACAGCGGATCGTTGTGCAGGCCCAGCTCGTCCAGCACCTCGTTGCAGGTCTGCTGCATCAGCTTGGCGCGCGGGTCGTAGTTCTTGTAGACGCGGTGGCCGAAGCCCATCAGCTTGACGCTGCTGTTCTTGTCCTTGACCTTGGCGACGAACTCGCCGATCTTGGCCACGCCGCCGTCGCGCTGGATGCCCTCCAGCATGTTCAGCGCCGCTTCGTTGGCGCCGCCGTGCGCCGGGCCCCACAGGCAGGCCACGCCGGCGGCGATGGCGGCGAACGGGTTGGTGCCCGAGCTGCCGCACAGGCGCACGGTGGAGGTGGAGGCGTTCTGCTCGTGGTCGGCGTGCAGGATGAAGATGCGGTCCATCGCCTTCTCGAGCACCGGGCTGACCTTGTAGTCCTCGCAGGGCGTGCCGAACATCATGCGCAGGAAGTTGCCCGCATAGGACAGGTCGTTGCGCGGATACATGAAGGGCTGGCCCATGCCGTACTTGTAGGCCATGGCCACCAGCGTCGGCATCTTGGCGATCAGGCGGATCGCGGCGATGTGGCGATGCTCGGGGTTGTTGATGTCGGTGCTGTCATGGTAGAAGGCCGACAGCGCGCCGACCAAGCCGGTGAGCACGGCCATGGGATGCGCATCGCGGCGGAACCCGCGCAGGAAGAACTGCATCTGCTCGTGCACCATGGTGTGGTTGATCACCAGCTTGTGGAAGTCGCCGCGCTGGGTTTCCGTGGGCAGCTCGCCGTTCAGCAGCAGGTAGCAGGTGTCCAGGTAGTCGCACTGGGTGGCGATCTGCTCGATGGGGTAGCCGCGATACAGCAACTCGCCCTTGTCGCCGTCGATGTAGGTGATGGCCGACTCGCAGGCCGCAGTGGACATGAAGCCGGGGTCGTACGTGAACATCCCCGTCTGCCCGTAGAGCTTGCGAATGTCGATGACGTCGGGGCCGATGCTGCCCTTGTAGACAGGCAGGGTCATGTCGGGCGTTCCGTTGGAAAACGATAGCGTTGCTTTGGTATC from Burkholderiaceae bacterium includes these protein-coding regions:
- the gltA gene encoding citrate (Si)-synthase, yielding MNLSDTKATLSFSNGTPDMTLPVYKGSIGPDVIDIRKLYGQTGMFTYDPGFMSTAACESAITYIDGDKGELLYRGYPIEQIATQCDYLDTCYLLLNGELPTETQRGDFHKLVINHTMVHEQMQFFLRGFRRDAHPMAVLTGLVGALSAFYHDSTDINNPEHRHIAAIRLIAKMPTLVAMAYKYGMGQPFMYPRNDLSYAGNFLRMMFGTPCEDYKVSPVLEKAMDRIFILHADHEQNASTSTVRLCGSSGTNPFAAIAAGVACLWGPAHGGANEAALNMLEGIQRDGGVAKIGEFVAKVKDKNSSVKLMGFGHRVYKNYDPRAKLMQQTCNEVLDELGLHNDPLFALAKALEKIALEDDYFVQRKLYPNVDFYSGIVQRAIGIPVKLFTGIFALARTVGWIAQLNEMIGDPEYKIGRPRQLYTGSVRRDVP